The following proteins come from a genomic window of Astatotilapia calliptera chromosome 11, fAstCal1.2, whole genome shotgun sequence:
- the m6pr gene encoding cation-dependent mannose-6-phosphate receptor isoform X1, whose translation MKVFSSCRGISFLMWIMAFHLVLSVSGVYSVKSTKDCKLLSHSPLQQKVLERLEPLVGKNFTAEDKASNESYTYVFQLCGDAGGAPNAGVIQVDKKAQKTTVIGKYTHTQAIGGSDWVMLIYTNGEKYDAHCNKEERKAIIMISCDRNVKVSKLEVGLEEREKEENCFYLFELDTSSVCPVIESKLSTGSIISTGSIILIIGFSLLAVYLVGGFLYQRVIVGAKGVEQFPNYAFWVEFGNLAADGCDFVCRSRKREESPAYRGEATDNLQEEPEERDDQLLPM comes from the exons ATGAAG GTGTTCAGTAGCTGCAGAGGAATCTCGTTCCTCATGTGGATCATGGCATTTCATCTGGTCCTCTCTGTGAGTGGGGTGTATAGTGTGAAGAGCACCAAAGACTGCAAACTGTTATCTCACAGTCCATTACAGCAGAAAGTTCTGGAGCGACTAGAGCCGCTCGTAGGAAAGAA CTTTACAGCTGAGGACAAGGCTTCGAACGAGAGCTACACATATGTGTTCCAGTTATGTGGGGATGCAGGGGGTGCTCCCAATGCTGGGGTTATTCAAGTGGACAAGAAAGCACAGAAGACAACAGTGATTGGCAAATACACGCATACACAGGCCATTGGAGGAA GTGACTGGGTGATGCTGATCTACACAAATGGTGAAAAATACGATGCACACTGCAATAAGGAAGAAAGGAAAGCCATCATTATGATCTCTTGCGACAGGAATGTAAAAGTG AGTAAGCTGGAGGTGGGTCTGGAGGAgagggaaaaggaggaaaacTGTTTCTATCTGTTTGAGTTGGACACCAGTTCAGTGTGTCCTGTAATTGAGTCCAAGCTCAGCACTGGCTCCATTATCAGCACTGGCTCCATTATTCTCATCAT TGGTTTCTCTCTTCTGGCTGTTTACCTTGTTGGAGGTTTCCTCTACCAGCGGGTGATCGTTGGAGCTAAAGGGGTGGAGCAATTCCCCAATTATGCTTTTTGGGTGGAGTTTGGAAACCTGGCAGCG GATGGATGTGACTTTGTGTGCCGGTCGCGCAAGCGAGAGGAATCGCCAGCTTACAGGGGAGAGGCTACAGACAATTTACAGGAAGAGCCAGAGGAGAGAGATGACCAGTTGCTGCCTATGTGA
- the m6pr gene encoding cation-dependent mannose-6-phosphate receptor isoform X2, with amino-acid sequence MWIMAFHLVLSVSGVYSVKSTKDCKLLSHSPLQQKVLERLEPLVGKNFTAEDKASNESYTYVFQLCGDAGGAPNAGVIQVDKKAQKTTVIGKYTHTQAIGGSDWVMLIYTNGEKYDAHCNKEERKAIIMISCDRNVKVSKLEVGLEEREKEENCFYLFELDTSSVCPVIESKLSTGSIISTGSIILIIGFSLLAVYLVGGFLYQRVIVGAKGVEQFPNYAFWVEFGNLAADGCDFVCRSRKREESPAYRGEATDNLQEEPEERDDQLLPM; translated from the exons ATGTGGATCATGGCATTTCATCTGGTCCTCTCTGTGAGTGGGGTGTATAGTGTGAAGAGCACCAAAGACTGCAAACTGTTATCTCACAGTCCATTACAGCAGAAAGTTCTGGAGCGACTAGAGCCGCTCGTAGGAAAGAA CTTTACAGCTGAGGACAAGGCTTCGAACGAGAGCTACACATATGTGTTCCAGTTATGTGGGGATGCAGGGGGTGCTCCCAATGCTGGGGTTATTCAAGTGGACAAGAAAGCACAGAAGACAACAGTGATTGGCAAATACACGCATACACAGGCCATTGGAGGAA GTGACTGGGTGATGCTGATCTACACAAATGGTGAAAAATACGATGCACACTGCAATAAGGAAGAAAGGAAAGCCATCATTATGATCTCTTGCGACAGGAATGTAAAAGTG AGTAAGCTGGAGGTGGGTCTGGAGGAgagggaaaaggaggaaaacTGTTTCTATCTGTTTGAGTTGGACACCAGTTCAGTGTGTCCTGTAATTGAGTCCAAGCTCAGCACTGGCTCCATTATCAGCACTGGCTCCATTATTCTCATCAT TGGTTTCTCTCTTCTGGCTGTTTACCTTGTTGGAGGTTTCCTCTACCAGCGGGTGATCGTTGGAGCTAAAGGGGTGGAGCAATTCCCCAATTATGCTTTTTGGGTGGAGTTTGGAAACCTGGCAGCG GATGGATGTGACTTTGTGTGCCGGTCGCGCAAGCGAGAGGAATCGCCAGCTTACAGGGGAGAGGCTACAGACAATTTACAGGAAGAGCCAGAGGAGAGAGATGACCAGTTGCTGCCTATGTGA